The following are encoded in a window of Sinomonas cyclohexanicum genomic DNA:
- a CDS encoding aminotransferase-like domain-containing protein yields the protein MSTENLSLLSRESLPLADRASSLVGSVIDSSTSLLASMQHDIVRFAMGSPANEAVPLEEFRDIAAQVMDYGTMTYGATEGEPELLRALVDYLSQTNDPTHEDRVTITAGGMQGLDLACKIFIDPGDLVIVESPTYTNGSATALSYGAQLLEAPLDENGLVVEALPDLVAATGRTPKAIYTIPNFQNPSGTTLSLERRELLLELAHRWNAVIIDDDPYGLLRFEGADLPSLQALSPGDPLLFSVRTFSKILAPGLRVGWVDTHPALRQLVINAKQAMDTCTNVPAQHIVAEFIRRGRLDSHLIGLRAEYRRRRDAMQASIRRHLGDRVATTDPEGGFFLWLTLQGDDARISARRLFETGLAEGVAFIPGPALSAEGRFDDALRLCFATSTPERTDEGVQRLRRAMDLELAGLQGDR from the coding sequence ATGTCCACCGAGAACCTCTCCCTGCTCTCCCGCGAGAGCCTGCCGCTGGCCGATCGCGCGAGCAGCCTCGTAGGATCCGTCATCGACTCCAGTACCTCCCTGCTCGCCTCGATGCAGCATGACATCGTCCGTTTCGCCATGGGCTCGCCGGCAAACGAGGCGGTTCCGCTCGAGGAGTTCCGCGACATCGCAGCGCAGGTCATGGACTACGGCACCATGACCTACGGTGCCACCGAGGGAGAGCCGGAACTCCTTCGGGCTCTCGTCGACTACCTCTCGCAGACGAACGATCCCACCCACGAGGACCGCGTCACGATCACGGCCGGAGGCATGCAGGGCCTCGACCTCGCGTGCAAGATCTTCATCGATCCCGGCGATCTGGTGATCGTCGAGAGCCCGACCTACACGAACGGCAGCGCCACCGCCTTGAGCTACGGCGCGCAGCTCCTCGAAGCGCCGCTCGACGAGAACGGCCTCGTCGTCGAGGCCCTCCCCGACCTTGTCGCCGCGACCGGCCGCACGCCCAAGGCGATCTACACGATCCCGAACTTCCAGAACCCATCGGGGACTACCCTCTCGCTCGAGCGCCGCGAACTGCTCCTCGAGCTCGCGCACCGATGGAACGCCGTCATCATCGACGACGATCCGTATGGCCTCCTGCGCTTCGAGGGGGCTGACCTGCCGAGCCTCCAGGCGCTCAGCCCGGGGGACCCGCTGCTCTTCTCCGTCCGAACCTTCTCCAAGATCCTTGCGCCCGGGCTCCGCGTCGGCTGGGTCGATACGCACCCGGCCCTGCGCCAGCTCGTCATCAACGCGAAACAGGCGATGGACACGTGCACCAACGTTCCCGCACAGCACATCGTGGCGGAGTTCATCAGGCGCGGACGGCTAGACAGCCACCTCATCGGCCTCCGTGCCGAGTACCGCCGGCGGAGGGACGCCATGCAGGCCAGCATCCGCAGGCACCTGGGCGACCGGGTTGCCACCACGGACCCGGAAGGCGGCTTCTTCCTGTGGCTGACCCTCCAGGGTGACGATGCCCGCATCTCGGCGCGCCGCCTTTTCGAAACCGGCCTCGCGGAGGGCGTTGCCTTCATTCCCGGCCCAGCCCTCTCGGCGGAGGGAAGGTTCGACGACGCGCTGCGGCTCTGCTTCGCCACAAGCACTCCCGAACGCACCGACGAGGGAGTCCAGCGGCTGCGCCGCGCCATGGACCTCGAACTCGCAGGGCTGCAGGGGGACCGGTGA
- a CDS encoding M20 family metallopeptidase gives MNVSTSLEDEVLELITREDLVSLTTALISAGGENPGGAEEGTIKVLDAFCLGAGLTTQTEPVAPERPNFTAVLPGGGQPGLLFLGHSDVVPAGSGWERPPFEPYERDGRLYGRGSTDMKGGLAAVVVALKALKEAGAELPGDVTLACTVDEEDLGIGIRAYTRAHAGEQFSACIVAEPTDLDTVIGCRGDSYIEVTVRGKSAHSGRPEDGRNAIDAAAQVIQLVREDHQRLQADRDALLGAGSWNTGTIRGGSGTSMVAGECALSLDRRLMPDDDPHLILAALRERVSEAGIDQDGIDVSASVSMEMPGFRTAHDHPLVTGAVRALADCGVASTIGGWTAACDGGFIARDFGIPTIVVGPGGLNDQAHQVNESVSIDELIAAARAYALMCLRHGDSS, from the coding sequence GTGAACGTGAGCACGTCGCTCGAGGACGAGGTCCTCGAGCTCATCACCCGGGAGGACCTCGTCTCCCTCACGACGGCGCTCATCTCCGCCGGCGGTGAGAATCCGGGTGGGGCGGAGGAGGGCACGATCAAGGTGCTCGACGCCTTCTGCCTCGGCGCTGGCCTCACGACCCAGACGGAGCCCGTCGCACCGGAACGCCCGAATTTCACGGCCGTCCTTCCAGGAGGCGGCCAGCCGGGCCTGCTGTTCCTCGGGCACTCGGACGTCGTCCCCGCCGGAAGCGGCTGGGAGCGCCCGCCGTTCGAGCCGTACGAGCGTGACGGCCGGCTGTACGGACGCGGTTCGACGGACATGAAGGGCGGCCTGGCCGCCGTCGTCGTCGCGCTCAAGGCCCTCAAGGAGGCCGGCGCGGAGCTTCCCGGAGATGTCACGCTTGCGTGCACCGTGGACGAGGAGGACCTCGGCATCGGAATCCGCGCGTACACGCGCGCCCACGCCGGGGAACAGTTCTCGGCCTGCATCGTCGCCGAACCGACGGATCTCGACACGGTGATCGGTTGCCGCGGCGACAGCTACATCGAGGTCACGGTCCGCGGGAAGTCCGCGCACTCGGGCCGGCCCGAGGACGGCCGGAACGCCATTGACGCGGCGGCGCAGGTCATCCAGCTCGTCCGGGAGGACCACCAGCGCCTCCAAGCAGACCGGGACGCCCTGCTCGGCGCCGGCAGCTGGAACACCGGGACGATCCGGGGCGGCAGCGGCACCTCGATGGTGGCCGGCGAATGCGCCCTGTCGCTCGACCGCCGCCTGATGCCCGACGACGATCCCCACCTGATCCTCGCGGCGCTGCGGGAGCGGGTCAGCGAGGCGGGCATCGATCAGGATGGCATTGACGTGAGCGCATCTGTCTCGATGGAGATGCCGGGATTCCGCACGGCACACGACCATCCGCTCGTCACGGGAGCAGTCAGGGCCCTGGCCGACTGCGGCGTGGCGAGCACGATCGGCGGCTGGACGGCGGCATGCGACGGCGGCTTCATCGCCCGGGACTTCGGCATCCCCACCATCGTCGTGGGACCCGGTGGCCTCAACGATCAGGCGCATCAGGTCAACGAGTCGGTCAGCATCGACGAACTCATCGCGGCGGCCCGGGCCTACGCGCTCATGTGCCTGCGGCACGGCGACAGCTCGTAA
- a CDS encoding MFS transporter: MKSQQAGPAQGPQDISTAASPHTGVRRPAPDARTIRRAVAASAIGNATEWFDYGVYAVSVTYITHNFFPGQAGTLLALSTFAFSFLIRPLGGMVWGPLGDRLGRKRVLALTIILMSAATALIGLLPSFSVLGIAAPVLLIVLRAIQGFSTGGEYGGAATFMAEYAPDHKRGFLGSFLEFGTLAGFAFGSLIVLLGETTVGSQAMNDWGWRIPFLLAVPLGVVGLYLRTRLAETPVFQELETAGKAEKSATMGLRDLVVKYWPSMLTLAGLVIALNVVDYTLLTYMPTYLEGVAGLPNQTVLTIMFVAQFVMMLVIPFFGAMSDRVGRKPMWYFSLIGLFVMSIPMFMLMSNGFWWALIAFAVLGLLFIPQLATISATFPAMFPAHVRYAGFAITYNVATSLFGGTAPLYNQAGIDAFHNPLVPAFTMMAACVVGLVAVRFMRETVGASLRGTELPEGRPQSAVRTKRARVATRNG; this comes from the coding sequence ATGAAATCCCAGCAAGCTGGTCCCGCGCAGGGGCCGCAGGACATCTCGACGGCCGCGTCGCCGCACACCGGTGTGCGTCGGCCAGCCCCGGACGCCCGGACGATCCGCAGGGCCGTCGCCGCCTCGGCGATCGGAAATGCGACGGAGTGGTTCGACTACGGCGTCTACGCCGTGTCGGTCACCTACATCACGCACAACTTCTTCCCCGGTCAGGCCGGCACGCTTCTGGCCTTGAGCACGTTCGCGTTCTCGTTCCTCATCCGCCCGCTCGGCGGAATGGTTTGGGGGCCGCTGGGCGACCGGCTCGGGCGCAAGCGCGTCCTCGCCCTCACCATCATCCTCATGTCGGCAGCAACGGCTCTGATCGGCCTGCTGCCCTCGTTCAGCGTGCTGGGGATCGCGGCGCCGGTCCTGCTGATCGTCCTGCGGGCCATCCAGGGGTTCTCGACCGGCGGCGAGTACGGCGGGGCTGCGACCTTCATGGCGGAGTACGCCCCGGACCACAAGCGCGGCTTCCTCGGCAGCTTCCTCGAGTTCGGCACGCTGGCGGGGTTCGCATTCGGCTCCCTCATCGTGCTCCTCGGCGAGACCACTGTGGGCAGCCAGGCCATGAATGACTGGGGATGGCGCATCCCGTTCCTGCTTGCGGTGCCGCTCGGCGTCGTCGGCCTCTACCTGCGGACCCGCCTCGCGGAGACCCCGGTCTTCCAGGAACTCGAGACCGCGGGCAAGGCCGAGAAGTCCGCGACGATGGGGCTGCGGGACCTGGTCGTGAAGTACTGGCCCAGCATGCTTACCCTCGCGGGGCTCGTGATCGCACTCAACGTCGTCGACTACACGCTCCTGACGTACATGCCGACCTATCTTGAGGGTGTGGCGGGCCTTCCCAACCAGACCGTGCTCACGATCATGTTCGTCGCGCAGTTCGTCATGATGCTGGTCATCCCGTTCTTCGGTGCGATGTCTGACAGGGTCGGGCGCAAGCCGATGTGGTACTTCTCGCTGATCGGCCTGTTCGTGATGTCGATCCCGATGTTCATGCTCATGTCCAACGGGTTCTGGTGGGCCCTGATCGCCTTCGCCGTGCTCGGACTGCTGTTCATCCCGCAGCTTGCCACGATCTCGGCCACCTTCCCTGCCATGTTCCCGGCCCATGTCCGCTACGCGGGGTTCGCGATCACGTACAACGTCGCGACGTCCCTCTTCGGCGGCACGGCTCCGCTGTACAACCAGGCGGGCATCGACGCCTTCCACAACCCATTGGTCCCGGCATTCACCATGATGGCTGCATGCGTCGTCGGGCTCGTCGCGGTGCGATTCATGCGTGAGACCGTCGGCGCCTCGCTCCGCGGCACCGAGCTCCCCGAGGGCAGGCCGCAGTCCGCCGTGAGGACGAAGCGGGCACGCGTCGCGACGCGGAACGGCTGA
- a CDS encoding amidase: MNELSRLTAVELREGYRRGDFSPVEAAQAALDAIEAGDPEVNAFVAVHADEALRDARESARRWREGRVLGPGDGIPTSIKDIFYTRGWPTLRGTRLIDADRPWQEDAPCVARLRETGAVLLGKTTTPEFAWKGVTDSMRHGSTGNPRAPHLTAGGSSGGSAAAVGMGMGPWSVGTDGGGSVRIPAAFTGTVALKPTYGLVPMFPASPFGTLAHAGPMTRTVADSALLMDVITGFDSRDWSALPTPAGSFMDGLDDGVQGLRIAFSPTLGFGHNDADVDRLVRDAAGVFERLGATVEEVDPGIADPVEAFHVLWFAGASKVLEAYGADAARHVDPGLRQSIEDQGEITASDYLDATAVRMDLGVTMGRFHETYDLILTPTLPIPAFPRGRDVPEGWPSRHWTSWTPYTYPFNMTQQPAMSVPCGFTAEGLPAGLQIVGPRHADRTVLRAARAYEAAADWGTARPGALASQVAAPRP, from the coding sequence ATGAACGAACTGTCGCGATTGACGGCGGTGGAACTACGGGAGGGCTACCGAAGGGGCGACTTCTCTCCCGTCGAGGCGGCTCAGGCTGCCCTCGACGCCATCGAGGCCGGAGATCCGGAGGTGAACGCGTTCGTCGCCGTCCATGCCGACGAGGCGTTGCGCGACGCGCGGGAATCCGCCAGGAGGTGGCGGGAGGGACGCGTCCTCGGTCCAGGGGACGGCATCCCCACCTCCATCAAGGACATCTTCTACACACGCGGGTGGCCCACACTCCGCGGAACCCGGCTCATCGACGCCGATCGGCCCTGGCAGGAGGACGCACCGTGCGTCGCACGCCTGCGAGAAACCGGCGCGGTGCTGCTCGGCAAGACGACAACGCCCGAGTTCGCGTGGAAGGGCGTCACCGACTCCATGCGCCACGGCTCGACGGGCAACCCCCGGGCGCCCCACCTCACGGCCGGGGGTTCAAGCGGAGGCAGCGCGGCCGCCGTCGGCATGGGCATGGGTCCGTGGTCTGTCGGCACCGATGGGGGCGGATCTGTCCGGATCCCCGCAGCCTTCACGGGGACGGTCGCACTCAAGCCCACCTACGGCCTCGTGCCGATGTTTCCCGCGAGCCCCTTCGGGACCTTGGCCCACGCTGGCCCCATGACTCGGACTGTTGCGGACAGCGCTCTGCTCATGGACGTCATCACCGGATTCGATTCCCGCGATTGGTCCGCGTTGCCGACCCCCGCCGGTTCCTTCATGGACGGGTTGGACGACGGCGTCCAAGGCCTCCGCATCGCGTTCTCGCCGACGCTGGGGTTCGGGCACAACGACGCCGACGTCGACAGGCTCGTGCGGGACGCCGCGGGAGTGTTCGAGCGTCTCGGTGCGACCGTCGAGGAGGTGGATCCCGGGATCGCCGATCCGGTGGAGGCCTTCCATGTCCTCTGGTTTGCAGGGGCATCGAAGGTGCTCGAGGCGTACGGGGCGGATGCCGCGCGCCACGTTGACCCCGGCCTCCGCCAGAGCATCGAGGACCAGGGCGAGATCACCGCCTCGGACTACCTCGACGCGACGGCAGTGCGGATGGACCTCGGCGTGACCATGGGCCGATTCCACGAGACGTACGACCTCATCCTCACACCCACACTGCCGATCCCGGCCTTCCCCCGGGGCCGCGATGTCCCGGAGGGCTGGCCCTCCCGGCATTGGACGAGCTGGACCCCGTACACCTATCCGTTCAACATGACGCAGCAGCCGGCCATGAGCGTTCCGTGCGGCTTCACGGCTGAAGGCCTGCCCGCAGGACTCCAGATCGTCGGGCCCCGTCACGCCGACCGCACGGTCCTCCGTGCCGCTCGGGCCTACGAGGCCGCTGCGGACTGGGGGACCGCGCGGCCCGGAGCGCTTGCGTCCCAGGTCGCGGCGCCCCGCCCCTGA
- a CDS encoding GntR family transcriptional regulator: protein MAHQLLQPVVQETTPALIARQLRSAIGQGELAPGDQLNEAELSRRLGVSRGPLREAMQRLTQEGLLVSIRNRGVFVIEFTDNDVRDMYLARAAVERAAAARVIELDAAAGGTGLLEVAERMRDAAEQNDADALTEADVEFHALLVSLAKSPRLSRMHDTLMVETRMCITALASRYSSHIVRYEEHHEIARAIRDGKAEEADRLLVEHMDDAVTRLTQALRWPERAQTKGGSDRTCRSPPSACLVPCFGASGACAAASGQGIRRAEPPCTCTRGIPRCPRGRPRARARRP from the coding sequence ATGGCGCATCAGTTGCTCCAGCCTGTCGTCCAGGAAACGACGCCCGCTCTCATTGCCCGTCAGCTGCGCAGCGCCATCGGCCAGGGAGAACTCGCACCGGGCGACCAGCTCAACGAAGCCGAACTCAGCCGGCGCCTCGGGGTCAGCCGTGGACCCCTTCGGGAAGCGATGCAGCGCCTCACTCAGGAAGGGCTGCTCGTGAGCATCCGCAACCGCGGCGTGTTCGTCATCGAGTTCACCGACAACGACGTTCGCGACATGTACCTCGCGCGGGCCGCCGTCGAGCGCGCCGCCGCCGCGCGGGTCATCGAGCTCGACGCCGCCGCCGGAGGCACTGGCCTGCTCGAGGTGGCCGAACGCATGCGGGACGCTGCCGAGCAGAACGACGCCGATGCCCTCACCGAGGCGGACGTCGAGTTCCACGCGCTGCTCGTCTCACTCGCCAAGAGCCCGCGGCTGTCCAGGATGCACGACACGCTCATGGTCGAGACCCGCATGTGCATCACAGCCCTCGCCAGCCGGTACTCATCGCACATCGTGCGCTACGAGGAGCACCACGAGATCGCCCGAGCCATCCGCGACGGGAAGGCCGAGGAGGCCGACCGGCTCCTCGTGGAACACATGGACGACGCCGTGACGCGGCTCACGCAGGCACTGAGATGGCCTGAACGGGCACAGACGAAGGGGGGCTCCGACAGGACCTGTCGGAGCCCCCCTTCTGCATGTCTGGTTCCGTGTTTCGGCGCGAGCGGCGCCTGCGCGGCGGCGTCGGGTCAGGGCATCAGACGCGCGGAACCGCCATGTACTTGTACTCGAGGAATTCCTCGATGCCCACGCGGCCGCCCTCGCGCCCGAGCCCGGAGGCCTTGA
- a CDS encoding NAD-dependent succinate-semialdehyde dehydrogenase translates to MTTNLTDLRTSDTAREAIAKISTGVFIGGQWGEAASGARFDVVNPATEEVIATVADGGPEDAQRAIETAGRVQKEWAKTAPRERGEILRRAYELIMARQDELALIMTTEMGKPLAEAKGEVAYAAEFFRWFSEEAVRIGGDLTTTGDGKNRILVSREPVGPCVLVTPWNFPLAMGTRKIGPAIAAGCTMVFKPANLTPLSSLALVDILVDAGLPEGVLNVVCTTKASSVVSPWMSSGIARKISFTGSTEVGVRLLEQASQHVMRSSMELGGNAPFIVFEDADLDRAVEGAVAAKMRNMGEACTAANRLFVQRSVADEFARRLADRLGALTVGDGAEAGTDVGPLVEEKALRKVQELVDDAVAKGATVVCGAARPERAGYFYTPTVLGNVSPDAHLMAEEIFGPVAPVVPFDTEDEVVTMANDTPWGLVGYLFTQDIDRGFRVGDALEVGMLGLNTGIVSNPAAPFGGVKASGLGREGGRVGIEEFLEYKYMAVPRV, encoded by the coding sequence ATGACCACCAACCTCACCGATCTCAGGACCTCGGACACGGCGCGCGAGGCGATCGCCAAGATCAGCACCGGCGTCTTCATCGGCGGCCAGTGGGGCGAGGCAGCGTCCGGTGCGCGCTTCGACGTCGTCAATCCGGCGACCGAGGAAGTCATCGCCACCGTCGCCGACGGCGGACCCGAGGACGCGCAGCGCGCGATCGAGACCGCCGGCCGCGTCCAGAAGGAGTGGGCCAAGACGGCGCCGCGGGAACGCGGCGAGATCCTCCGGCGCGCCTACGAGCTCATCATGGCGCGGCAGGACGAACTGGCCCTCATCATGACCACCGAGATGGGCAAGCCGCTGGCCGAGGCGAAGGGCGAGGTCGCCTACGCGGCGGAGTTCTTCCGGTGGTTCTCTGAGGAGGCCGTGCGCATCGGCGGCGACCTCACCACGACGGGCGACGGCAAGAACCGCATCCTCGTCTCTCGCGAGCCTGTCGGCCCGTGCGTCCTCGTGACGCCGTGGAACTTCCCCCTGGCGATGGGGACGCGCAAGATCGGCCCAGCGATCGCAGCCGGCTGCACGATGGTGTTCAAGCCCGCCAACCTCACTCCCCTGTCCTCGCTTGCCCTCGTCGACATCCTCGTCGATGCGGGCCTCCCCGAGGGCGTCCTCAACGTCGTGTGCACGACCAAGGCCTCGTCGGTGGTCTCGCCGTGGATGTCGAGCGGGATCGCCCGCAAGATCAGCTTCACGGGCTCGACCGAGGTCGGTGTCCGGCTGCTCGAGCAGGCGTCCCAGCATGTGATGCGCTCGTCGATGGAGCTCGGCGGCAACGCGCCCTTCATCGTCTTCGAGGACGCTGACCTGGATCGCGCCGTCGAGGGTGCGGTCGCGGCGAAGATGCGGAACATGGGGGAGGCCTGCACCGCGGCCAACCGCCTCTTCGTGCAGCGCTCCGTCGCCGACGAGTTCGCGCGGCGGCTCGCCGACCGTCTCGGCGCGCTCACGGTGGGCGACGGCGCCGAGGCCGGCACCGACGTCGGCCCCCTCGTCGAGGAGAAGGCCCTCCGCAAGGTCCAGGAGCTCGTGGACGACGCGGTCGCGAAGGGCGCGACGGTGGTGTGCGGCGCGGCCCGGCCGGAACGTGCCGGCTACTTCTACACGCCCACCGTCCTCGGCAATGTCTCCCCGGACGCGCACCTCATGGCCGAGGAGATCTTCGGGCCAGTGGCGCCGGTCGTCCCGTTCGACACGGAGGACGAGGTCGTCACGATGGCGAACGACACCCCGTGGGGGCTCGTCGGCTACCTGTTCACGCAGGACATCGACCGGGGCTTCCGGGTCGGTGACGCGCTCGAAGTGGGGATGCTCGGCCTCAACACCGGCATCGTCTCCAACCCCGCTGCGCCGTTCGGCGGCGTCAAGGCCTCCGGGCTCGGGCGCGAGGGCGGCCGCGTGGGCATCGAGGAATTCCTCGAGTACAAGTACATGGCGGTTCCGCGCGTCTGA
- a CDS encoding FAD-binding and (Fe-S)-binding domain-containing protein, giving the protein MLETRTALLAELAEAGIPADASPRRRAEYSYDASNYRVEPIAVAFPRTVEDVIAAVAACRSAGTPLIARGGGTSMAGNAVGPGLVLDFSRHMNRVLGIDEGSGTADVEPGVVLATLSREVEEATGNRSTFAPDPSSKNRATVGGAIANDACGNHSVRYGRTSDHVAEIDVVTSDGARLTATGTGLRATDPADPFSRDRAAELCDSLERLAREHLAALRLELGRIPRQVSGYHLENLLPEKGFNIARALVGSEGTWAVVVGARMRLVPKPASALLVCLGYEDVVEAARDIPTILEFSPAAVEGTDEAIVATMRHRRGPDSVLGLPYGRAWLFVDLDGDDPAAVREQADLLLARLAQNGRLVQGRAAADPAERASLWRVREDGAGLSSRLAGGGESWPGWEDSAVAPERLPGYLADLRTLLAEHGLTGVMYGHFGAGCMHIRITYDLRSEEGRAIFRAFTRQAAELVVQHGGSLSGEHGDGRARSELLPLMYSPEVMRAFAESRRLWDPEGILNPGSMTDPDPMDGSLALAGVPEREWRTSFDLRPARPGTDGWVNAVQGCIGVGRCRSDTGGVMCPSYRATRDEKDSTRGRARVLQHMVRGARSVEAGWRSEEVREALDLCLSCKACSTDCPAGVDMATYKSEFFDHYYQGRLRPLSHFSLGWLPRWLKLTGRLPRLVNAVMASPLGTALAAAGGLTTERALPRFAGASEWRREIADAGVRAPGGSPGPDGVVLFVDTFTRGFRPEVAGAAARVLAQAGGAVECSADACCGLTWISTGQLGTAKRLLANAAEALDDGTDRPIVVVEPSCAAALRKDLPELVHTDQAKRVAARVRSFATHVAGRVAHGWDPTPAQPVPEQAILQTHCHEYSVFGAAAQRTALRAAGVRDVVDATGCCGVAGNFGFERDHFDVSMQVAENALAPALRGTPAEAAVLTDGFSCARQVDQLDHSRPGLHLAQILDPGPAALHTHQTPMTTRDVLTKEAEELT; this is encoded by the coding sequence ATGCTGGAAACTCGCACGGCGCTGCTCGCCGAACTCGCGGAGGCGGGCATTCCGGCGGACGCATCGCCCAGGCGTCGCGCCGAGTATTCCTATGACGCCTCCAACTACCGCGTGGAACCGATCGCCGTCGCCTTCCCCAGGACCGTCGAGGACGTCATCGCCGCCGTCGCCGCGTGCCGGTCGGCCGGGACGCCGCTCATCGCTCGAGGCGGCGGCACGTCGATGGCCGGCAACGCCGTCGGCCCCGGGCTCGTGCTCGACTTCTCGCGCCACATGAACCGCGTCCTCGGCATCGACGAGGGTTCGGGGACGGCCGACGTCGAGCCCGGCGTCGTCCTCGCCACGCTGTCCCGGGAGGTCGAAGAGGCCACGGGAAATCGCTCCACCTTCGCCCCGGACCCCTCGTCCAAGAACCGCGCCACGGTCGGGGGCGCCATCGCCAACGACGCGTGCGGCAATCACTCGGTCCGGTACGGACGCACGTCGGACCATGTCGCCGAGATCGACGTCGTCACGTCCGACGGCGCGCGGCTGACCGCGACCGGGACCGGCCTCCGGGCCACCGATCCCGCGGATCCGTTCTCGCGAGACCGCGCGGCCGAGCTGTGCGATTCGCTCGAACGGCTTGCCCGTGAGCACCTCGCTGCCTTGCGGCTCGAGCTCGGTCGGATCCCGCGGCAGGTCTCCGGCTACCATCTGGAGAACCTGCTGCCGGAGAAGGGGTTCAACATCGCGCGGGCCCTGGTCGGGTCCGAAGGGACGTGGGCCGTCGTCGTTGGCGCCCGCATGAGGCTCGTGCCCAAGCCGGCGAGCGCGCTGCTCGTCTGCCTCGGCTACGAGGACGTCGTCGAGGCCGCCCGCGACATCCCAACCATCCTCGAGTTCAGCCCGGCCGCCGTCGAGGGCACGGACGAGGCCATCGTCGCGACCATGCGGCACCGGCGCGGGCCCGACTCGGTCCTCGGCCTGCCGTACGGGCGGGCGTGGCTCTTCGTGGACCTCGACGGCGATGATCCGGCCGCAGTGCGTGAGCAGGCCGACCTGCTGCTGGCGAGGCTCGCCCAGAATGGGCGCCTCGTCCAGGGGCGCGCCGCGGCAGACCCCGCGGAGCGCGCGTCCCTCTGGCGGGTCCGCGAGGACGGCGCTGGGCTCTCCTCACGGCTTGCCGGCGGTGGCGAGTCCTGGCCCGGCTGGGAGGATTCCGCGGTCGCGCCGGAGCGCCTCCCCGGCTATCTCGCGGACCTGCGGACGCTCTTGGCCGAGCACGGGCTCACGGGCGTGATGTACGGACACTTCGGCGCCGGGTGCATGCACATCCGCATCACCTACGACCTGCGCAGCGAAGAAGGACGGGCCATCTTCCGCGCCTTCACGCGCCAGGCGGCCGAGCTCGTCGTCCAGCACGGCGGTTCGCTCTCGGGCGAGCACGGCGACGGCCGCGCACGGTCGGAGCTCTTGCCGCTCATGTACTCGCCCGAGGTCATGCGCGCGTTCGCCGAGTCCCGCCGCCTGTGGGACCCCGAAGGCATCCTCAACCCGGGCTCCATGACCGATCCCGATCCCATGGACGGCAGCCTGGCGCTCGCCGGCGTCCCCGAGCGCGAGTGGCGCACGAGCTTCGACCTCCGGCCCGCCCGGCCGGGCACCGACGGCTGGGTCAACGCCGTCCAGGGCTGCATCGGCGTCGGCCGGTGCAGGTCGGACACAGGCGGAGTCATGTGCCCCAGCTACCGGGCGACGCGGGACGAGAAGGACTCGACCCGCGGGCGCGCCCGCGTCCTGCAGCACATGGTCCGCGGCGCGCGGAGCGTCGAGGCCGGCTGGCGCTCGGAGGAGGTCCGGGAGGCCCTCGACCTGTGCCTCTCGTGCAAGGCCTGCTCGACCGACTGCCCCGCCGGGGTGGACATGGCCACGTACAAGTCGGAGTTCTTCGACCACTACTACCAGGGCCGCCTGCGCCCGCTCTCGCACTTCTCGCTCGGCTGGCTCCCGAGGTGGCTCAAGCTCACCGGGCGCCTTCCTCGACTCGTCAACGCCGTCATGGCCTCACCGCTGGGCACGGCGCTTGCGGCCGCGGGTGGGCTGACCACCGAGCGGGCGCTGCCGCGGTTCGCGGGGGCGAGCGAGTGGAGGCGCGAGATCGCCGACGCCGGGGTGCGAGCCCCCGGCGGTTCGCCCGGCCCGGACGGAGTGGTCCTCTTCGTCGACACCTTCACCCGCGGCTTCAGGCCAGAGGTTGCGGGGGCGGCAGCCCGCGTCCTCGCCCAGGCCGGGGGCGCCGTCGAATGTTCCGCCGATGCCTGCTGTGGGCTCACGTGGATCTCCACGGGCCAGCTCGGGACGGCGAAGCGCCTCCTCGCGAATGCCGCGGAGGCGCTCGACGACGGCACGGACCGGCCGATCGTCGTCGTCGAACCCAGCTGTGCGGCGGCCCTGCGCAAGGACCTCCCCGAACTGGTGCACACGGACCAGGCCAAGCGCGTCGCGGCACGCGTGCGCAGCTTCGCGACGCACGTCGCCGGCAGGGTGGCGCACGGCTGGGACCCGACACCGGCCCAACCGGTCCCCGAGCAGGCCATCCTCCAGACGCATTGCCACGAGTACTCGGTCTTCGGCGCCGCCGCCCAGCGGACGGCGCTCCGCGCGGCCGGGGTGCGCGACGTCGTGGACGCCACCGGGTGCTGCGGCGTCGCCGGCAACTTCGGCTTCGAGAGGGACCACTTCGACGTGAGCATGCAGGTCGCCGAGAACGCCCTGGCCCCCGCGTTGCGGGGCACTCCGGCGGAAGCCGCCGTGCTCACGGACGGGTTCTCGTGCGCGAGGCAGGTGGACCAGCTCGACCACTCGAGGCCGGGCCTGCATCTCGCACAGATCCTCGACCCGGGGCCTGCCGCCCTACACACCCATCAGACACCTATGACCACGAGAGACGTTCTCACCAAGGAAGCAGAGGAACTCACATGA